The Algoriphagus sanaruensis genome window below encodes:
- a CDS encoding NAD-dependent epimerase/dehydratase family protein, which translates to MRIFFTGGSGKAGKHVIPYLLDQGHRVMNVDLTPLNHPGVDNLTADITDSGQMFNAMSMYAGFDEMEPGTGVPKFDAVVHFAAVPRILIKPDNETFRVNTVGTYNVIEAAVKLGIKKIIIASSETTYGVCFSDGKTDPAYLPLDEEYDVNPMDSYGLSKVVNEQTARAFQRRTGVDIYALRIGNVIEPHEYETLFPYYFQHPEVRRRNAFCYIDARDLGQIVDLCLQKDGLGYQVFNAGNDHNGAIIPSKELADRFFPGVPLTRELEEHEALFSNKKIREVLGFKEQHNWRNYVKGE; encoded by the coding sequence ATGAGAATATTCTTCACCGGGGGCTCCGGAAAAGCCGGAAAGCACGTCATCCCTTACTTGCTTGATCAAGGTCATCGGGTCATGAATGTGGACCTAACTCCTCTCAATCATCCAGGAGTGGATAATCTGACGGCAGACATCACTGATTCTGGACAGATGTTTAATGCCATGAGCATGTATGCAGGCTTTGACGAAATGGAGCCAGGGACTGGAGTACCCAAATTTGATGCGGTAGTCCACTTTGCAGCGGTTCCCCGAATCCTGATCAAACCCGACAATGAAACCTTCCGAGTGAACACTGTAGGCACCTACAATGTCATCGAAGCAGCAGTCAAACTTGGCATCAAAAAAATCATCATCGCTTCCTCTGAAACCACTTATGGTGTCTGCTTTTCGGATGGAAAAACTGACCCAGCTTATCTTCCCTTAGATGAAGAATACGATGTAAATCCGATGGATAGCTATGGGCTTTCCAAAGTTGTAAATGAACAAACCGCCAGAGCTTTTCAACGCAGAACTGGAGTCGATATCTATGCACTACGAATCGGAAATGTAATCGAACCTCATGAATACGAGACCCTATTCCCTTATTATTTCCAGCATCCGGAAGTGCGTCGTCGCAATGCCTTCTGCTATATTGACGCAAGGGATTTGGGACAAATCGTTGATCTCTGTTTGCAAAAAGATGGCTTAGGTTATCAGGTATTCAATGCAGGAAATGACCATAATGGAGCCATAATTCCAAGTAAAGAACTGGCGGATCGCTTTTTCCCCGGGGTACCGCTCACCCGGGAATTAGAAGAGCATGAGGCGTTATTTTCAAATAAAAAGATTCGAGAAGTTCTGGGCTTCAAGGAACAGCACAACTGGAGAAACTATGTCAAAGGGGAGTAA